One window of the Pristis pectinata isolate sPriPec2 chromosome 13, sPriPec2.1.pri, whole genome shotgun sequence genome contains the following:
- the cebpa gene encoding CCAAT/enhancer-binding protein alpha codes for MEHGNFYEVEPQAPPQHPAPFAYREPGELADICENENSIDISAYIDPAAFNDEFLADLFHSSHGHPAKGKPATFAPRDSKLQPLPGRPAALCSVLVKQEPPERPEDRGKPAPCAHLQYQVSHCAQTSVHLPPGQPTPPPTPVPSPLPPHKAPGNKSKKSVDKGSLEYRLRRERNNIAVRKSRDKAKLRNVETQHKVMELASDNERLRSRVQELSRELDTLRGLFRQLPEAALVKAMGSCA; via the coding sequence ATGGAGCACGGCAACTTCTACGAGGTGGAGCCGCAGGCGCCGCCGCAGCACCCGGCGCCCTTCGCCTACCGAGAGCCCGGCGAGCTGGCCGACATCTGCGAGAACGAGAACTCCATCGACATCAGCGCCTACATCGACCCGGCCGCCTTCAACGACGAGTTCCTGGCCGACCTGTTCCACAGCAGCCACGGGCACCCGGCCAAGGGCAAGCCGGCCACCTTCGCCCCGCGGGACAGCAAGTTGCAGCCGCTGCCCGGCCGGCCGGCCGCCCTGTGCTCGGTGCTGGTGAAGCAGGAGCCGCCGGAGCGGCCCGAGGACAGGGGGAAGCCGGCGCCCTGCGCCCACCTTCAGTACCAGGTCAGCCACTGCGCCCAGACCAGCGTGCACCTGCCGCCCGGGCAGCCCACGCCGCCGCCCACGCCCGTGCCCAGCCCGCTGCCGCCGCACAAGGCGCCGGGCAACAAGAGCAAGAAGTCGGTGGACAAGGGCAGCTTGGAGTACCGGCTGCGGAGAGAGCGCAACAACATCGCGGTGCGCAAGAGCCGCGACAAAGCCAAGCTGCGCAACGTGGAGACGCAGCACAAGGTGATGGAGCTAGCGAGCGACAACGAGCGGCTCCGCAGCCGCGTCCAGGAGCTGAGCCGGGAGCTCGACACACTGCGGGGGCTCTTCCGACAGCTGCCCGAGGCCGCCCTGGTCAAAGCCATGGGCAGCTGCGCCTGA